From the Pseudomonadota bacterium genome, one window contains:
- the dapB gene encoding 4-hydroxy-tetrahydrodipicolinate reductase: MGGTRAKVAILGASGRMGQALLGALRQSADLELSGALVSPDNGRIGQDAGAGLGWCSGVKYSAGLAEVLSPAEVAIDVTLPVVSTDIIAACRSSGCPLVIGTSGLSVEQHGALADAANSIAVLPAANFSIAMTLMMGMVREAAAKLGPAWQVDILETHHRHKIDRPSGTALALAEVIAGERGKTLAETLECIETGGERKVPDSIAIQSVRSGEVAGEHAVTFGEGSETLELVHSAGSRAAFARGALLAAAWLATQNPGLYRMEQVLADKRG, from the coding sequence ATGGGTGGAACCCGCGCGAAAGTCGCAATACTTGGCGCAAGTGGCCGGATGGGCCAGGCTTTGCTTGGCGCCCTGCGCCAGTCGGCCGATCTGGAACTTAGCGGCGCGCTGGTCAGCCCGGACAATGGGCGGATAGGGCAGGACGCGGGCGCTGGTTTGGGTTGGTGCAGCGGGGTGAAATACAGCGCCGGGTTGGCGGAGGTCCTGTCGCCTGCCGAGGTCGCCATCGATGTAACTTTGCCGGTTGTCAGCACAGATATTATCGCGGCATGCCGATCGTCGGGGTGCCCGCTGGTGATCGGGACCAGCGGCCTGAGCGTTGAACAACACGGCGCGTTAGCGGACGCAGCGAATTCGATTGCGGTATTGCCGGCGGCGAATTTCAGTATTGCCATGACCTTGATGATGGGCATGGTGAGAGAAGCCGCCGCCAAGCTCGGTCCAGCCTGGCAGGTCGATATCCTGGAAACCCATCACCGGCATAAGATCGACCGGCCTTCGGGAACCGCGCTTGCTTTGGCTGAAGTGATCGCCGGCGAGCGGGGCAAAACACTGGCCGAGACACTCGAGTGCATCGAGACCGGCGGGGAACGCAAGGTTCCCGACAGCATCGCAATCCAGTCGGTGCGCAGCGGCGAAGTCGCTGGCGAGCATGCGGTCACTTTTGGAGAGGGTTCAGAGACGCTCGAATTGGTGCACAGCGCGGGCAGCAGGGCGGCTTTTGCCCGCGGAGCCTTATTGGCCGCCGCCTGGCTGGCGACCCAAAACCCCGGTCTTTACCGGATGGAGCAGGTACTGGCGGACAAGCGCGGATAG
- the carA gene encoding glutamine-hydrolyzing carbamoyl-phosphate synthase small subunit: protein MNIPAILALADGTIFLGKSIGVSGQTVGEVVFNTAMTGYQEIISDPSYARQIVTLTYPHIGNTGVNAMDMEADRLHCAGLIIRDLPIRPSSWRMEESLPDFLVRNGLIALAGIDTRKLTRIIRKNGAQAGCIMSGEIDEAAALAAAREFPGLTGMDLAKVVSTEEPYSWNEGTVWRAEASKETTADRFRVVAYDYGIKRNILRLLHGAGCDVTVVAAQAPASDVLAMNPDGVFLSNGPGDPQPCGYAIRAIGEILDAGIPTFGICLGYQLMALTSGARTVKMKFGHHGANHPVVDIESGRVFISSQNHGFAVDEKSLPSNLVATHRSLFDGSLQGIRRTDCPAFGFQGHPEASPGPRELSPMFANFMALMATGRIQAGAENAGTRSAAG from the coding sequence GTGAATATTCCGGCAATTCTGGCTCTCGCCGACGGCACTATTTTTCTCGGCAAATCGATAGGCGTCAGCGGGCAGACCGTTGGCGAAGTCGTATTCAATACCGCGATGACCGGCTACCAGGAGATTATCAGCGACCCGTCCTATGCCCGCCAGATCGTTACACTGACCTATCCGCATATCGGCAATACCGGTGTCAATGCGATGGATATGGAAGCGGATCGTCTCCATTGCGCCGGCCTGATAATCCGGGACCTGCCGATTCGGCCGAGTAGCTGGCGGATGGAAGAGAGTTTGCCGGATTTCCTGGTTCGTAATGGCCTGATCGCGCTGGCGGGCATCGATACCCGCAAACTGACCCGTATTATTCGCAAAAACGGCGCCCAGGCCGGTTGCATCATGAGCGGTGAAATCGACGAAGCCGCAGCGCTTGCAGCGGCCCGTGAGTTCCCGGGGCTGACCGGCATGGATCTGGCCAAAGTCGTCAGTACCGAGGAGCCGTATTCGTGGAACGAAGGCACGGTGTGGCGGGCCGAAGCAAGCAAGGAAACCACGGCTGATCGTTTCCGGGTCGTCGCATACGACTACGGGATCAAGCGCAACATCTTGCGCTTGTTGCACGGCGCCGGGTGCGACGTGACGGTGGTCGCGGCACAAGCGCCAGCCAGCGATGTCCTGGCGATGAATCCGGATGGCGTTTTTCTGTCAAATGGGCCGGGTGATCCGCAGCCATGCGGCTACGCGATCCGGGCGATCGGTGAAATCCTGGATGCCGGAATTCCGACCTTCGGAATCTGTCTGGGCTATCAGCTGATGGCTCTGACCAGTGGCGCGCGCACGGTCAAGATGAAATTCGGTCACCACGGGGCGAATCATCCGGTGGTCGATATCGAATCGGGGCGAGTTTTTATCAGCAGCCAGAACCACGGTTTTGCGGTCGACGAAAAAAGCCTGCCGAGCAACCTGGTCGCCACCCATCGCTCTCTTTTTGATGGTTCGCTGCAGGGTATCCGCCGTACCGATTGCCCGGCATTTGGTTTTCAGGGTCATCCGGAAGCCAGCCCGGGGCCCCGCGAGCTAAGCCCGATGTTTGCAAATTTCATGGCGTTGATGGCAACAGGCAGAATCCAGGCGGGCGCTGAAAATGCCGGCACCAGAAGCGCTGCCGGCTGA
- the carB gene encoding carbamoyl-phosphate synthase large subunit: MPKRTDIETILIIGAGPIVIGQACEFDYSGAQACKALREEGYRVVLVNSNPATIMTDPEMADAVYIEPVQWRTVAKIIEKERPDALLPTMGGQTGLNCALDLAREGVLEKFGVELIGASREAIDMAEDREQFREAMKEIGLACPLSEIAHNMADALAIQEKLGFPIVIRPSFTMGGSGSGIAYNKEEFDEIVSRGLDLSPTTEVLLEESVLGWKEFEMEVVRDRNDNCIIICSIENVDAMGVHTGDSITVAPAQTLTDKEYQDLRDASFAVLRKIGVETGGSNVQFAINPDDGRLLVIEMNPRVSRSSALASKATGFPIAKVAAKLAVGYTLDELRNEITGGATPASFEPTIDYVVTKIPRFNFEKFTGCNDRLTTQMKSVGEVMAIGRTFQESFQKALRAMETGTTGLNPKLSGPLSDEQFRDLRQELRMPGPDRLLFLADAMRLGMADEELSALSGIDPWFVAQISDLVKAETDLLGKTINDLTIEQLRGLKRKGFGDLRLSEILKCTENEVRQRRLELGILPVFKRVDTCAAEFATSTAYMYSTYEDECEAEPGDRRKIMILGGGPNRIGQGIEFDYCCVHAALALREAGYETIMVNCNPETVSTDFDISDRLYFEPLTFEDVMAIIDIEKPTGVIVQYGGQTPLKLARALEAAGATIIGTSPDSIDLAEDRERFQRLVDKLGIRQPPNGTVRNEKEALEVAGKVGYPLVVRPSYVLGGRAMEVVFNDGDLLGYLKDAVQVSNDSPVLLDRFLDLAVEVDVDAICDGERVFVAGIMEHIEQAGVHSGDSGCCLPPNTLSEETQAELKKQVVELALALGVKGLMNTQFAIQNGAIFILEVNPRASRTVPFVSKAIGLPIAKIAARVMAGESLADQGVEGERRPPFFSVKESVFPFNKFPESDPILGPEMRSTGEVMGSGRSFGEAYAKAQLASGVVLPTSGTALLSVRDQDKPAAVELARELISRGFEIVATHGTANALEAAGVVCQHANKVREGRPHIVDMIKNHEITLIVNTTEGKQATHESHSIRSEAVHQKVTYYTTISAARATCDAMDHQHELEVFCLQTLHQEVLA, from the coding sequence ATGCCAAAAAGAACCGACATTGAGACCATCCTGATCATCGGCGCCGGGCCCATCGTCATCGGCCAGGCCTGCGAGTTCGATTATTCGGGTGCCCAGGCCTGCAAGGCGTTGCGCGAGGAGGGCTACCGGGTGGTCCTGGTCAACTCCAACCCGGCAACCATCATGACGGATCCCGAAATGGCGGATGCTGTCTATATAGAGCCGGTGCAGTGGCGCACGGTGGCGAAAATCATCGAAAAAGAAAGGCCGGACGCCCTGTTGCCGACCATGGGTGGGCAGACCGGGCTGAATTGCGCCCTGGATCTTGCTCGCGAGGGCGTGCTGGAAAAATTTGGCGTGGAATTGATCGGCGCCTCGCGGGAAGCCATCGATATGGCGGAAGATCGCGAGCAGTTTCGCGAAGCGATGAAGGAGATCGGTCTGGCCTGTCCCCTGTCGGAAATTGCCCACAACATGGCAGACGCGCTCGCCATCCAGGAGAAACTCGGTTTCCCGATCGTTATTCGGCCGTCGTTCACCATGGGTGGCAGCGGCAGCGGTATCGCTTACAACAAGGAAGAGTTTGACGAAATTGTTTCCCGCGGGCTCGATCTGTCGCCAACCACCGAGGTATTGCTGGAAGAATCGGTACTCGGCTGGAAAGAATTCGAAATGGAGGTCGTCCGCGACCGCAATGACAACTGCATCATTATATGCTCGATTGAAAACGTGGATGCCATGGGCGTACACACCGGCGACTCGATCACCGTGGCGCCCGCGCAAACCTTGACCGACAAGGAGTACCAGGATCTCAGGGATGCTTCGTTCGCGGTGCTCCGCAAAATCGGCGTCGAAACGGGCGGCTCCAATGTACAGTTTGCGATCAATCCCGATGACGGGCGCTTGCTGGTCATCGAGATGAATCCGCGGGTCAGTCGGTCGTCGGCGCTGGCCTCTAAAGCCACCGGTTTCCCGATCGCCAAGGTTGCCGCCAAACTCGCGGTCGGCTACACGCTTGACGAGTTGCGCAACGAGATTACCGGCGGTGCGACCCCGGCATCGTTCGAGCCGACGATAGACTATGTGGTCACCAAGATTCCACGATTCAATTTCGAGAAATTCACTGGCTGCAACGATCGGTTGACGACGCAAATGAAATCGGTCGGCGAAGTCATGGCGATCGGGCGCACCTTCCAGGAATCGTTCCAAAAAGCGCTGCGCGCCATGGAAACCGGCACCACCGGCCTGAACCCGAAGCTAAGTGGTCCGTTGAGCGATGAACAGTTTCGCGATCTCCGCCAGGAATTGAGGATGCCGGGGCCTGATCGTCTGCTGTTTCTTGCGGACGCAATGCGCCTGGGGATGGCCGACGAGGAACTCTCGGCGCTCAGCGGTATCGACCCGTGGTTTGTTGCGCAGATTTCGGACCTGGTGAAGGCCGAAACCGATTTGCTCGGAAAAACCATCAATGATCTTACGATCGAACAATTGCGGGGGCTCAAACGCAAGGGATTCGGCGATCTGCGCCTGTCGGAAATCTTGAAATGCACCGAAAACGAGGTCCGCCAAAGACGTTTGGAACTCGGCATCCTGCCGGTTTTCAAGCGGGTGGATACCTGTGCCGCCGAATTCGCGACCAGCACGGCATATATGTATTCGACTTACGAGGATGAATGCGAGGCCGAACCCGGCGACCGGCGGAAGATCATGATTCTCGGTGGCGGCCCGAATCGTATCGGTCAGGGTATCGAGTTCGATTATTGCTGCGTGCATGCGGCGCTGGCCCTGCGCGAAGCCGGCTATGAAACCATCATGGTCAACTGTAATCCGGAAACCGTGTCCACCGATTTTGACATCTCGGACCGGCTGTATTTTGAGCCGCTGACTTTCGAAGACGTAATGGCGATTATCGATATCGAGAAACCTACCGGTGTCATCGTGCAATATGGCGGACAGACGCCGCTGAAACTGGCACGTGCTCTGGAAGCGGCGGGGGCCACGATCATCGGTACATCTCCGGATTCCATCGACCTGGCTGAAGATCGCGAGCGGTTTCAAAGACTGGTCGATAAACTGGGGATCCGCCAGCCGCCCAACGGCACGGTCCGCAACGAAAAAGAAGCGCTTGAGGTGGCCGGCAAAGTGGGATACCCGCTGGTTGTACGTCCCAGCTACGTGCTCGGCGGACGTGCAATGGAGGTCGTTTTTAACGATGGGGATTTGCTCGGTTATCTGAAAGACGCAGTGCAGGTGTCCAATGACAGCCCGGTGCTGCTCGACCGGTTCCTCGATCTGGCGGTCGAGGTGGATGTCGACGCCATTTGCGATGGCGAGCGGGTTTTTGTCGCCGGCATCATGGAGCATATCGAGCAGGCCGGCGTGCATTCCGGCGATTCGGGTTGCTGTTTGCCACCAAACACTTTGAGCGAGGAAACCCAGGCCGAACTGAAAAAACAAGTCGTGGAACTGGCTCTTGCCCTTGGGGTGAAGGGGCTGATGAACACGCAGTTCGCCATCCAGAACGGTGCGATTTTCATACTCGAAGTCAATCCCAGGGCATCGCGAACGGTGCCTTTCGTGTCCAAGGCGATTGGTTTGCCGATCGCGAAAATCGCTGCCCGGGTCATGGCTGGCGAATCTCTGGCAGACCAGGGAGTAGAGGGCGAGCGCCGGCCACCGTTTTTCTCGGTCAAGGAATCGGTATTCCCGTTCAATAAGTTTCCAGAATCCGACCCGATACTTGGGCCGGAGATGCGCTCGACCGGCGAAGTCATGGGTAGCGGCAGGAGCTTTGGAGAGGCTTATGCGAAGGCGCAGCTTGCCTCGGGCGTCGTGCTGCCGACCTCGGGCACTGCCTTGCTTAGCGTTCGTGATCAGGACAAACCCGCAGCGGTTGAACTCGCGCGCGAGTTGATTTCCAGAGGTTTCGAGATTGTGGCGACCCATGGAACGGCGAACGCGCTGGAAGCGGCCGGTGTTGTCTGCCAGCATGCCAACAAGGTTCGCGAAGGACGGCCGCACATTGTCGACATGATAAAAAATCATGAGATTACCTTGATCGTGAATACCACGGAGGGCAAACAGGCCACCCACGAATCGCATTCGATTCGGAGTGAAGCGGTGCACCAGAAAGTCACTTACTACACAACGATTTCCGCGGCCCGGGCGACCTGCGATGCCATGGACCATCAACACGAACTCGAAGTGTTTTGCCTGCAGACCCTGCACCAGGAGGTACTCGCATGA
- the greA gene encoding transcription elongation factor GreA produces the protein MSKVPLTVKGAEMLRAELKKLKSEDRPRIIKAIAEARAHGDLKENAEYHAAKEQQGFTEGRIKDIDGKLSHAQIIDVTELPVSGRVVFGVTVELTDEDNGEKKVYRIVGEDEANIRAGLLSYTSPIARALIGKEAGDIVEVRTPGGDCSYEIAKVRYI, from the coding sequence ATGAGTAAAGTCCCGCTGACCGTAAAAGGCGCTGAAATGCTCCGCGCAGAGTTGAAAAAACTGAAATCCGAAGATCGACCGAGGATTATCAAGGCGATCGCGGAGGCGCGGGCCCATGGCGATCTGAAAGAGAATGCCGAATATCACGCGGCCAAGGAGCAACAGGGTTTCACCGAGGGCCGGATCAAGGACATCGATGGCAAATTGTCGCATGCGCAAATTATCGATGTCACTGAACTCCCGGTCTCCGGCCGCGTTGTTTTTGGGGTCACAGTCGAGCTGACAGACGAAGATAATGGCGAAAAAAAGGTTTACCGGATTGTCGGCGAGGACGAGGCGAATATCCGTGCCGGTCTTCTGTCTTACACCTCACCCATCGCCAGGGCGCTGATAGGCAAGGAAGCCGGCGATATTGTCGAGGTGCGGACGCCGGGCGGCGATTGTTCCTACGAAATTGCAAAGGTGCGGTACATCTGA
- a CDS encoding DUF4149 domain-containing protein yields MSQAGFGVASRVLLSLWAGSLWTVGYLAAPTLFAVLDDRRLAGEIAGRLFYAETWLSLICAALILLPEFIGGLRRAIFKLDNILVILCVVLLAGTEWGVRPLMDASRFADGGAGPDFAMWHGVAAGMYLSASIVALILLWRSASGR; encoded by the coding sequence CTGAGCCAGGCAGGCTTTGGCGTTGCCAGCCGGGTCCTGTTGAGCCTGTGGGCAGGCAGCCTGTGGACAGTCGGTTACCTGGCTGCGCCCACGCTGTTTGCGGTGTTGGATGACCGCCGGCTTGCCGGTGAAATAGCCGGCCGGTTGTTTTACGCGGAAACCTGGCTCAGCTTGATCTGCGCCGCCCTGATTCTATTGCCTGAATTCATTGGCGGCCTTCGCCGCGCTATTTTCAAGCTGGACAATATTCTGGTGATCCTTTGCGTGGTTTTGCTGGCGGGGACGGAATGGGGCGTGCGGCCGCTGATGGATGCGTCGCGGTTTGCGGATGGCGGCGCGGGGCCGGATTTCGCGATGTGGCACGGCGTCGCCGCGGGAATGTACCTGTCGGCCAGCATCGTGGCTTTGATTCTGCTGTGGCGATCGGCTTCAGGGAGGTAG
- the yhbY gene encoding ribosome assembly RNA-binding protein YhbY, producing MLNEAQKKFLRGRAHSLKPVVWIGGSGLSKTVATEIEQALASHELLKTRIRVGDRDSRNEIIQRICRDRNAELVQRIGNTAVFYRANPDLTGMILPP from the coding sequence ATGTTAAATGAAGCACAGAAAAAATTTCTTCGCGGCCGCGCCCACAGCCTCAAACCGGTGGTATGGATCGGCGGCAGCGGTCTAAGCAAGACGGTTGCCACGGAAATCGAACAGGCACTGGCCAGCCATGAACTGCTAAAGACGCGGATCAGGGTCGGCGATCGCGATTCACGAAACGAAATCATTCAGCGAATCTGCCGGGATCGCAACGCGGAACTGGTTCAGCGTATTGGCAACACCGCGGTTTTCTACCGGGCCAACCCGGATCTGACCGGCATGATCCTACCTCCCTGA
- the rlmE gene encoding 23S rRNA (uridine(2552)-2'-O)-methyltransferase RlmE, translated as MAKRSKSSSRWMQEHLKDEYVLRAQKEGWRSRAVYKLSEIHEREKLIRPGMTLIDLGAAPGSWSQYATSLLDGRGSILALDLLAMDSLPDVEFIQGDFTEPAVLEELLGRLGDRKADLVMADMAPNMSGMSAVDQPRVIYLAELTLELAHKVLKPGGFMLVKLFHGQGFDEYVAAVKPCFGKVKVRKPKASRPRSRETYLLAGQYGL; from the coding sequence ATGGCAAAACGCAGCAAAAGCAGTTCCCGCTGGATGCAGGAACACCTGAAGGACGAATACGTCCTGCGGGCGCAGAAAGAAGGCTGGCGATCACGCGCAGTCTACAAGCTCAGCGAAATCCATGAACGGGAGAAACTGATCCGGCCAGGAATGACGCTGATCGACCTCGGGGCGGCGCCCGGCAGCTGGAGCCAGTATGCGACCAGCCTGCTGGATGGACGCGGGTCGATTTTGGCGCTGGACCTGCTGGCCATGGATTCTTTGCCGGATGTCGAGTTTATCCAAGGCGATTTCACCGAGCCGGCCGTTCTCGAAGAGTTGCTGGGGCGTCTCGGGGATCGTAAAGCCGACCTTGTAATGGCGGATATGGCCCCAAATATGAGCGGTATGAGCGCTGTCGATCAGCCCCGTGTGATTTATCTTGCGGAGTTGACGCTTGAACTGGCCCACAAGGTACTGAAACCGGGTGGATTCATGCTGGTCAAACTGTTCCACGGCCAGGGATTCGATGAATACGTGGCCGCGGTGAAACCCTGTTTTGGCAAGGTGAAAGTCAGGAAACCCAAGGCCTCCAGACCGCGTAGCCGTGAGACTTATCTGCTGGCGGGACAATATGGCTTATAG